The Cellulomonas wangleii genome includes a region encoding these proteins:
- a CDS encoding peptidoglycan D,D-transpeptidase FtsI family protein: protein MNTPLRRLATLTLVMFVALMGAASWVQFFQAESLNTDGRNVRTLYREHGNARGPIVAGGEAIAVSVPVDDPFGYQREYPKGAVYSAVTGFYSIANGRTQLEEAENDQLTGRSDQLFFTRIRDLLTGRRPEGAAVETTIVPAAQQAAWDGLGNQEGAVVALEPSTGRILALVSTPGFDPNALAVHSTTEAAAQYRALEAAPGNPLRSKGTQERFAPGSTFKLVTAAAALESGQYTADTLVPSPTELALPQTSATISNFGGSSCGADQVSLAEALRISCNTAFASLGLTLGEDALREQSERFGFLDDSLTVPMPVVESVFPDGLDPAMLAQSAIGQRDVQATPLQMAMVASGIANGGRVMTPYLVDTVRAADLTVVSQTKPEALSDAVSASTASALTQMMVGVVESGTGRSARIDGVQVAGKTGTAQTVEGQPPHAWFTAFAPADAPRVAVAVIVENGGSLGNEATGGAVAAPIARAVIQAVLAS from the coding sequence GTGAACACCCCGCTGCGCCGTCTCGCGACCCTGACGCTCGTGATGTTCGTGGCCCTCATGGGCGCGGCGTCGTGGGTCCAGTTCTTCCAGGCCGAGTCCCTCAACACCGACGGCCGCAACGTGCGGACCCTGTACCGGGAGCACGGCAACGCGCGCGGCCCGATCGTCGCCGGCGGTGAGGCCATCGCCGTGTCGGTGCCGGTCGACGACCCCTTCGGCTACCAGCGGGAGTACCCGAAGGGCGCCGTGTACTCGGCCGTCACCGGGTTCTACTCGATCGCCAACGGCCGCACGCAGCTCGAGGAGGCCGAGAACGACCAGCTCACGGGCCGGTCGGACCAGCTCTTCTTCACGCGCATCCGCGACCTGCTCACGGGCCGGCGGCCCGAGGGCGCCGCGGTCGAGACGACCATCGTGCCCGCGGCCCAGCAGGCGGCGTGGGACGGCCTGGGGAACCAGGAGGGCGCGGTCGTGGCCCTCGAGCCGAGCACGGGGCGGATCCTCGCGCTGGTGTCCACCCCCGGGTTCGACCCCAACGCCCTGGCGGTGCACTCCACGACGGAGGCCGCCGCGCAGTACCGCGCGCTCGAGGCGGCCCCGGGCAACCCGCTGCGCTCCAAGGGCACCCAGGAGCGATTCGCGCCCGGGTCCACGTTCAAGCTGGTCACGGCCGCGGCCGCCCTGGAGTCCGGGCAGTACACCGCGGACACCCTGGTCCCGTCGCCCACCGAGCTCGCGCTCCCCCAGACCTCGGCCACGATCAGCAACTTCGGCGGCAGCAGCTGCGGCGCCGACCAGGTGAGCCTCGCGGAGGCGCTGCGCATCTCCTGCAACACCGCCTTCGCGAGCCTCGGCCTGACGCTCGGGGAGGACGCGCTGCGCGAGCAGTCCGAGCGCTTCGGGTTCCTCGACGACTCGCTGACCGTGCCGATGCCCGTGGTCGAGTCCGTGTTCCCCGACGGCCTGGACCCGGCGATGCTGGCGCAGTCCGCGATCGGGCAGCGGGACGTGCAGGCGACGCCGCTGCAGATGGCCATGGTGGCGTCCGGGATCGCCAACGGCGGGCGCGTCATGACGCCGTACCTGGTCGACACCGTCCGCGCCGCCGACCTCACCGTGGTGTCGCAGACCAAGCCCGAGGCGCTCTCCGACGCCGTGTCGGCGTCGACCGCGAGCGCCCTGACGCAGATGATGGTGGGTGTGGTCGAGTCCGGCACCGGACGCTCCGCCCGCATCGACGGTGTGCAGGTCGCGGGCAAGACCGGCACGGCCCAGACCGTCGAGGGGCAGCCGCCGCACGCGTGGTTCACCGCCTTCGCCCCCGCCGACGCACCGCGTGTCGCGGTCGCGGTGATCGTGGAGAACGGCGGCAGCCTGGGCAACGAGGCGACCGGCGGGGCGGTCGCCGCACCGATCGCCCGCGCCGTCATCCAGGCGGTGCTGGCCTCATGA
- a CDS encoding FtsW/RodA/SpoVE family cell cycle protein, producing the protein MASVQPHRVRPGRGTELLLLVPALGIGIAGYVLTGLGATGSVPPHVIAYAAGTTVLAFVVHVVLRLRAPYADPVILPVVVALNGIGLAMIYRISIAYAARGRADADIADRQLAWTAISVALAIVVLLVLRDHRTLRRYTYTAMVVGLVLIVLPLVPGLGQTINGARIWVRVGPVGMQPAEFAKIALAVFFAGYLVTHRDTLALAGKRVVGLQLPRARDLGPILVVWAASLAVLVLQRDLGTSLLFFGLFVAVLYLATERTSWIVIGLLLFVGGAAVAATAFGHVGARFDVWLHALDPEIYNRSPGGSGQLVAGLFGMASGGLFGTGLGQGRPDLVPFAYSDFIVASLGEELGLTGLIAILLLYTILVERGLRTAIGVRDGFGKLLAGGLSFVIAFQLFVVVGGVTRLIPLTGLTTPFLAYGGSSLVANWMIAALLLRISDEARRPVPAVRAIATPDIGIPVAGPGRSRPAGNGRSTARPGAPAADAGGAPLRTSTPTRDDGTDGPAPDDNPTELLGGEDR; encoded by the coding sequence ATGGCCAGCGTCCAGCCGCACCGCGTCCGCCCCGGGCGTGGCACCGAGCTGCTGCTGCTCGTCCCGGCGCTCGGCATCGGCATCGCCGGGTACGTGCTGACCGGCCTGGGTGCCACCGGCTCGGTACCGCCCCACGTCATCGCCTACGCCGCGGGCACCACCGTGCTCGCGTTCGTCGTGCACGTGGTGCTGCGCCTGCGCGCCCCGTACGCCGACCCGGTGATCCTGCCGGTGGTGGTGGCGCTCAACGGCATCGGCCTGGCGATGATCTACCGCATCTCCATCGCGTACGCGGCGCGAGGCCGTGCCGACGCGGACATCGCCGACCGCCAGCTCGCGTGGACCGCCATCTCGGTCGCCCTGGCGATCGTCGTGCTGCTGGTGCTGCGCGACCACCGCACCCTGCGCCGGTACACGTACACGGCCATGGTCGTCGGTCTGGTGCTCATCGTGCTGCCCCTGGTCCCAGGGCTGGGACAGACCATCAACGGCGCCCGCATCTGGGTGCGCGTGGGGCCGGTCGGCATGCAGCCGGCGGAGTTCGCCAAGATCGCGCTGGCGGTGTTCTTCGCCGGGTACCTGGTGACCCACCGCGACACGCTCGCCCTGGCCGGCAAGCGTGTCGTGGGCCTGCAGCTGCCGCGCGCCCGCGACCTGGGCCCGATCCTGGTGGTCTGGGCCGCGTCGCTCGCGGTCCTCGTGCTGCAGCGCGACCTCGGCACGTCGCTGCTGTTCTTCGGGCTGTTCGTGGCCGTGCTGTACCTGGCCACGGAGCGCACGTCCTGGATCGTCATCGGCCTGCTGCTGTTCGTCGGCGGCGCCGCGGTCGCGGCGACCGCGTTCGGCCACGTGGGCGCACGGTTCGACGTGTGGCTGCACGCCCTGGACCCCGAGATCTACAACCGGTCGCCCGGCGGCTCGGGCCAGCTCGTGGCCGGGCTGTTCGGCATGGCCAGCGGCGGCCTGTTCGGCACCGGCCTGGGGCAGGGCCGCCCCGACCTGGTCCCGTTCGCCTACTCCGACTTCATCGTCGCGTCGCTCGGCGAGGAGCTGGGGCTGACCGGGCTCATCGCGATCCTGCTGCTGTACACGATCCTGGTGGAGCGCGGCCTGCGCACGGCGATCGGCGTGCGCGACGGCTTCGGCAAGCTGCTCGCCGGCGGCCTGTCCTTCGTCATCGCGTTCCAGCTGTTCGTCGTCGTCGGCGGCGTGACCCGGCTCATCCCGCTGACCGGCCTGACCACGCCCTTCCTGGCGTACGGGGGGTCCTCGCTGGTCGCCAACTGGATGATCGCCGCGCTGCTGCTGCGCATCTCGGACGAGGCACGACGTCCCGTGCCCGCGGTCCGCGCGATCGCCACGCCGGACATCGGCATCCCGGTGGCCGGTCCCGGACGCTCGCGCCCCGCCGGCAACGGACGCTCCACGGCCCGCCCCGGCGCCCCGGCCGCGGACGCCGGCGGTGCGCCGCTGCGCACGTCGACGCCCACCCGGGACGACGGGACCGACGGCCCCGCACCTGACGACAACCCGACCGAGCTGCTGGGAGGTGAGGACCGGTGA